In the Camelus dromedarius isolate mCamDro1 chromosome 13, mCamDro1.pat, whole genome shotgun sequence genome, one interval contains:
- the CCDC169 gene encoding coiled-coil domain-containing protein 169 isoform X3 has product MEKFRGIPSDRLSSIRVYEQMPVESLNTLLKQLEKEKRSLENQVKDCALRLEDESKAYHKINSERRTYIAETSHGSGSYQVSKRQQTDQLPKMKANLVKTRRCNSVTQKTANAMRGPVKKTARSNHLPKLNL; this is encoded by the exons atggaaaaattccgaGGAATTCCTTCAG ACAGACTGTCTTCTATTCGTGTCTATGAACAGATGCCAGTG GAATCCTTAAATACATTACTTAAacagctagagaaagaaaaaaggagtctTGAAAATCAAGTGAAAGATTGTGCACTGAGACTCGAGGATGAGTCAaag GCTTACCACAAGATCAATAGTGAGCGCCGGACATACATAGCTGAAACGTCTCAT GGCTCTGGCTCATACCAAGTTTCTAAAAGGCAACAGACGGATCAGCTGCCTAAAATGAAGGCGAATCTAGTGAAAAC GAGAAGGTGTAATTCAGTTACCCAGAAGACAGCAAATGCCATGAGAGGACCAGTAAAAAAGACTGCAAGATCAAACCATCTTCCAAAACTCAATCTGTGA